One Setaria viridis chromosome 3, Setaria_viridis_v4.0, whole genome shotgun sequence DNA window includes the following coding sequences:
- the LOC117848814 gene encoding sulfhydryl oxidase 1 isoform X2: MAATAAAGAVARLILVLLAAFLGAAPRGADALRSLGVEGAGGAGGAHGDAAVDLDAGNFTAFLQASPESFAVVEFFAHWCPACRNYKPHYEKVAKLFNGPDAAHPGIIVMARVDCASKVNLDLCNKFSVDHYPFLVWGPPAKFNSPQWKPKQENSELELIDDGRTAERLLKWINKKMGSSFNLDDKRYENESALPKNASDPEQIVRAIYDVEEATAHAWQIILELKMIKPETRDSLIRFLQILVSHHPSKRCRRGSANVLINFDDHWHTNQSLSSQESSTLLTSVTGDNICGEGVPRGYWMFCRGSKKETRGFSCGLWVLLHSLTVRSGDGESQSTFTSICDFIHNFFICEECRKHFYEMCSSVSVPFKSARDLTLWLWRAHNKVNERLMKEEKDLDTADPSFPKVIWPPKQLCPSCYRSSSRTADGATQVEWDEDEVFHFLVGYYGKKLVSSYRETSMDSHLQVTKQVGSISDDSSASSTATVPIGAALGVAVASCTFGALACFWRTQQKNRKQRKNWN; encoded by the exons ATggcggccaccgcggcggccggtgcggtggCGCGCCTCATACTCGTTCTCCTCGCCGCCTTCCTCGGCGCAGCGCCGCGCGGGGCGGACGCGCTCCGGTCGCTCGGCGTCGAgggcgcgggcggggccggcggcgcccacggcgacgccgccgtggaCCTCGACGCCGGCAACTTCACCGCCTTCCTCCAGGCCTCGCCGGAGTCGTTCGCGGTCGTCGAGTTCTTCGCCCACTG GTGTCCAGCCTGCAGAAACTACAAG CCTCACTATGAGAAGGTTGCAAAACTTTTCAATGGTCCAGATGCTGCGCATCCAGGGATTATTGTGATGGCACGGGTTGATTGCGCATCAAAG GTGAATCTGGATCTTTGCAATAAATTCTCTGTTGATCATTATCCTTTCCTAGTGTGGGGTCCACCAGCAAAATTTAATTCCCCACAGTGGAAACCGAAGCAAGAGAATAGTGAATTAGAATTAATTGATGATGGAAGAACAGCAGAGCGTTTACTTAAATGGATAAATAAGAAGATGGGAAG ctcTTTCAATTTAGATGACAAAAGGTATGAGAATGAAAGTGCTCTCCCAAAAAATGCTTCAGATCCTGAACAG ATTGTTCGAGCAATTTATGATGTTGAGGAAGCAACAGCTCATGCATGGCAGATAATTTTGGAGCTCAAG ATGATCAAACCAGAGACTCGTGACTCACTCATTAGGTTTTTACAAATTTTGGTGTCTCATCATCCATCCAAGAG GTGTCGAAGGGGATCTGCCAACGTACTTATTAACTTTGATGATCACTGGCATACAAACCAATCATTAAGTTCACAAGAGAGTTCTACATTATTAACAAGTGTTACAGGAGACAACATCTGTGGAGAGGGGGTGCCACGTGGATATTGG ATGTTCTGCCGTGGAAGTAAAAAAGAAACGAGAGGATTTAG CTGTGGTCTATGGGTTTTGCTGCATTCACTAACTGTCCGAAGTGGAGATGGAGAGAGCCAATCAACATTTACATCAATTTGTGATTTCATCCACAATTTCTTCATCTGTGAGGAATGCCGCAAGCACTTCTACGAAATGTGTTCAAG TGTATCAGTCCCCTTCAAATCTGCCCGTGACCTCACCCTCTGGCTATGGAGAGCACATAACAAAGTTAATGAGAGGTtgatgaaagaagaaaaggatttaGACACTGCTGATCCTTCATTTCCTAAGGTTATCTGGCCTCCAAAGCAGCTCTGCCCATCGTGCTACCGTTCTTCAAGTAGGACTGCTGATGGAGCCACGCAGGTTGAGTGGGACGAGGATGAAGTGTTCCATTTCTTGGTTGGCTACTATGGGAAGAAACTTGTATCTTCCTACAGGGAGACCTCCATGGATTCTCATCTTCAAGTAACGAAGCAAGTAGGCTCAATTTCTGATGATTCTTCCGCTTCCAGCACTGCAACAGTCCCAATCGGAGCTGCCCTGGGTGTCGCTGTTGCTAGCTGTACATTTGGGGCACTGGCTTGCTTCTGGAGGACCCAGCAGAAGAACAGAAA GCAAAGAAAGAACTGGAACTGA
- the LOC117848814 gene encoding sulfhydryl oxidase 1 isoform X1 produces the protein MAATAAAGAVARLILVLLAAFLGAAPRGADALRSLGVEGAGGAGGAHGDAAVDLDAGNFTAFLQASPESFAVVEFFAHWCPACRNYKPHYEKVAKLFNGPDAAHPGIIVMARVDCASKVNLDLCNKFSVDHYPFLVWGPPAKFNSPQWKPKQENSELELIDDGRTAERLLKWINKKMGSSFNLDDKRYENESALPKNASDPEQIVRAIYDVEEATAHAWQIILELKMIKPETRDSLIRFLQILVSHHPSKRCRRGSANVLINFDDHWHTNQSLSSQESSTLLTSVTGDNICGEGVPRGYWMFCRGSKKETRGFSCGLWVLLHSLTVRSGDGESQSTFTSICDFIHNFFICEECRKHFYEMCSSVSVPFKSARDLTLWLWRAHNKVNERLMKEEKDLDTADPSFPKVIWPPKQLCPSCYRSSSRTADGATQVEWDEDEVFHFLVGYYGKKLVSSYRETSMDSHLQVTKQVGSISDDSSASSTATVPIGAALGVAVASCTFGALACFWRTQQKNRKYYHLRSLKKI, from the exons ATggcggccaccgcggcggccggtgcggtggCGCGCCTCATACTCGTTCTCCTCGCCGCCTTCCTCGGCGCAGCGCCGCGCGGGGCGGACGCGCTCCGGTCGCTCGGCGTCGAgggcgcgggcggggccggcggcgcccacggcgacgccgccgtggaCCTCGACGCCGGCAACTTCACCGCCTTCCTCCAGGCCTCGCCGGAGTCGTTCGCGGTCGTCGAGTTCTTCGCCCACTG GTGTCCAGCCTGCAGAAACTACAAG CCTCACTATGAGAAGGTTGCAAAACTTTTCAATGGTCCAGATGCTGCGCATCCAGGGATTATTGTGATGGCACGGGTTGATTGCGCATCAAAG GTGAATCTGGATCTTTGCAATAAATTCTCTGTTGATCATTATCCTTTCCTAGTGTGGGGTCCACCAGCAAAATTTAATTCCCCACAGTGGAAACCGAAGCAAGAGAATAGTGAATTAGAATTAATTGATGATGGAAGAACAGCAGAGCGTTTACTTAAATGGATAAATAAGAAGATGGGAAG ctcTTTCAATTTAGATGACAAAAGGTATGAGAATGAAAGTGCTCTCCCAAAAAATGCTTCAGATCCTGAACAG ATTGTTCGAGCAATTTATGATGTTGAGGAAGCAACAGCTCATGCATGGCAGATAATTTTGGAGCTCAAG ATGATCAAACCAGAGACTCGTGACTCACTCATTAGGTTTTTACAAATTTTGGTGTCTCATCATCCATCCAAGAG GTGTCGAAGGGGATCTGCCAACGTACTTATTAACTTTGATGATCACTGGCATACAAACCAATCATTAAGTTCACAAGAGAGTTCTACATTATTAACAAGTGTTACAGGAGACAACATCTGTGGAGAGGGGGTGCCACGTGGATATTGG ATGTTCTGCCGTGGAAGTAAAAAAGAAACGAGAGGATTTAG CTGTGGTCTATGGGTTTTGCTGCATTCACTAACTGTCCGAAGTGGAGATGGAGAGAGCCAATCAACATTTACATCAATTTGTGATTTCATCCACAATTTCTTCATCTGTGAGGAATGCCGCAAGCACTTCTACGAAATGTGTTCAAG TGTATCAGTCCCCTTCAAATCTGCCCGTGACCTCACCCTCTGGCTATGGAGAGCACATAACAAAGTTAATGAGAGGTtgatgaaagaagaaaaggatttaGACACTGCTGATCCTTCATTTCCTAAGGTTATCTGGCCTCCAAAGCAGCTCTGCCCATCGTGCTACCGTTCTTCAAGTAGGACTGCTGATGGAGCCACGCAGGTTGAGTGGGACGAGGATGAAGTGTTCCATTTCTTGGTTGGCTACTATGGGAAGAAACTTGTATCTTCCTACAGGGAGACCTCCATGGATTCTCATCTTCAAGTAACGAAGCAAGTAGGCTCAATTTCTGATGATTCTTCCGCTTCCAGCACTGCAACAGTCCCAATCGGAGCTGCCCTGGGTGTCGCTGTTGCTAGCTGTACATTTGGGGCACTGGCTTGCTTCTGGAGGACCCAGCAGAAGAACAGAAAGTACTACCATTTACGTTCTTTAAAGAAAATTTGA
- the LOC117848816 gene encoding uncharacterized protein — MADHFEVMAGRLLTDSTLQSAINEASALPSSATTACDAAAEDGRATSGVLVECRICQEEEDEAYMEAPCSCKGSLKYAHRKCIQRWCDEKGDTICEICLQQFTPNYTTSSKLFQHGRNTIFFSAPGYIQARPMLNADQTSATSTSYEYGHQTSTPTGVICCRIIAITLMVLLVLHDALSVLLGDQGAYTVAMLTLLMLRTAGVVIPVYIILVAVTELLHRRRQRQVVHDQIPGPAGAESTQPQQHVISIQ; from the exons ATGGCGGATCATTTTGAGGTAATGGCGGGCCGATTGCTCACGGATTCGACTCTTCAGTCTGCCATTAATGAAGCCTCTGCTCTGCCTTCTTCCGCAACGACTGCGTGTGATGCGGCTGCTGAAGATGGCAGGGCAACGAGTGGCGTCTTGGTAGAATGCAGAATctgccaggaggaggaggatgaggcctACATGGAGGCGCCTTGCTCCTGCAAGGGCAGCTTGAAG TACGCTCATCGCAAATGCATTCAGAGATGGTGTGATGAGAAGGGAGACACCATATGTGAGATCTGCTTGCAG CAATTTACACCAAACTACACTACCTCTTCAAAGCTGTTTCAGCATGGAAGAAACACGATTTTCTTCAG CGCTCCTGGTTACATTCAAGCACGCCCCATGCTGAACGCGGACCAAACTTCTGCTACATCAACAAGCTACGAGTATGGCCACCAAACTTCCACTCCTACCGGCGTAATCTGCTGTCGCATAATTGCTATAACC TTGATGGTCCTCTTGGTCCTCCATGACGCCCTCTCGGTTCTCCTCGGCGACCAAGGCGCTTATACCGTCGCCATGCTCACC ctgcTGATGCTTAGAACTGCGGGAGTCGTCATACCGGTCTACATCATACTCGTAGCGGTTACCGAACTGCTTCACCGACGCAGGCAGCGGCAG GTTGTGCACGACCAGATTCCGGGACCTGCAGGAGCCGAGAGCACACAGCCGCAGCAGCATGTCATCAGCATCCAGTAG